The Flavobacterium johnsoniae UW101 genomic interval CCGATTCGATATTTTTAGTATTCAGGAAACCTTTTATATACGCCGTTGCCGGATACGGAGTATTCAGTTGTGTAAATGGAGGCGTAATTACAAAAAGTTTCGTTTTCAAAGGAATTTATTTTTTGCAAAAATACGAGTTCTTTAGAGACTTTTATGGTAAAGATTTTAAAGCCGTTTTAAGTTTATTTTTTTTTATCAAAAAATCCGCAGTCCTGATAATTTTCAAGATTGCGGATTTTATCTAAATCTTTAAAAAATTTAAAACTTATGTTCGTCTTTACTTATTACTAAAAATGAAATTAGAGAAATAAGCGCGGCCGTAACTAAATAGAACCCTACATAGCTCACATCGTATTTCTTTGCCAGCCAAATGGCAATCATTGGTGCAAAAGCCGCTCCCAGTATTCCTGCCATATTAAAAGTTAAAGAGGCACCAGAATAACGAACGTTTGTTGGAAACAACTCCGATAAAAATGTTCCTAAAGGTCCATAAGTAAAGCCCATTAAAGCCATTCCTATACAGGCAAAAGTTGTTACTAAGGCAATATTTCCTGTGCTTAAAAAGAATGAAAAGAAAAATCCAAAAACAGCAATTGCAGCCGTAGCCAGAATAAGCATTTTACGACGTCCTATTTTATCTGCCACAACAGCCGAAACCGGAATAAAAATGGCAAAAAACAATACTGAGAATAACTGAATTAATAATCCGTCTCTTTTAACAATTCCTAAGTCTGAAGTTGCCCAGCTCAATGTAAACACAGTCATTAAATAAAAAACCAGGAAAGTTGTAATTGCAGCAAACGTTCCAAAAATCAATTGGTTTTTATACGATTTTACTAATTCTAAAAAAGGAACTTTTACTTCCTCTTCATGCTTTTTAGCATTTTCAAAAGAAGGTGTTTCTGTTATTTTTGTTCGAATATAAAATCCTACGATTACCAAAAGAGCGCTGGCAATAAACGGAATTCTCCACCCGTAATCCATAAAATCTTCATTGCTCATGGAATCAGTCAATAATAAAAAAGTCCCGCCCGAAAGCAATAATCCAATTGGAGCACCCAATTGCGGGAACATTCCGTACCAGGCACGTTTGTGCGGCGGTGCATTTTCTATTGCCAATAAAACGGCTCCGCCCCATTCTCCTCCTAAACCAACGCCTTGCCCGAATCGGCAGAGCATTAATAACAAAGGAGCAGCAACACCAATACTGGCATAACTTGGCAAGAAACCTATTGTTACGGTCGAAATACCCATTGTTAATAAGGC includes:
- a CDS encoding MFS transporter; translation: METNPKKKNSLKHVLFGSLIGTTIEFFDFYIYANAAVLVFPQLFFPGSDSTMATLESLATFSIAFLSRPLGSAFFGHYGDKIGRKFTLVAALLTMGISTVTIGFLPSYASIGVAAPLLLMLCRFGQGVGLGGEWGGAVLLAIENAPPHKRAWYGMFPQLGAPIGLLLSGGTFLLLTDSMSNEDFMDYGWRIPFIASALLVIVGFYIRTKITETPSFENAKKHEEEVKVPFLELVKSYKNQLIFGTFAAITTFLVFYLMTVFTLSWATSDLGIVKRDGLLIQLFSVLFFAIFIPVSAVVADKIGRRKMLILATAAIAVFGFFFSFFLSTGNIALVTTFACIGMALMGFTYGPLGTFLSELFPTNVRYSGASLTFNMAGILGAAFAPMIAIWLAKKYDVSYVGFYLVTAALISLISFLVISKDEHKF